A genomic window from Silene latifolia isolate original U9 population chromosome Y, ASM4854445v1, whole genome shotgun sequence includes:
- the LOC141633587 gene encoding histone deacetylase 19-like isoform X3: MDIGGGNSLPSGPDGVKRKVSYFYDPEVGNYYYGQGHPMKPHRIRMTHALLAHYGLLQHMQVFKPVPARDRDLCRFHADDYVAFLRSITPETQQDQLRQLKRFNVGEDCPVFDGLYSFCQTYAGGSVGGAVKLNHGYCDIAINWAGGLHHAKKCEASGFCYVNDIVLAILELLKSHQRVLYVDIDIHHGDGVEEAFYTTDRVMTVSFHKFGDYFPGTGDIRDIGYGKGKYYSLNVPLDDGIDDDSYQSLFKPIMGKVMEVFKPGAVVLQCGADSLSGDRLGCFNLSIRGHAECVKYMRSFNVPLLLVGGGGYTIRNVARCWCYETGVALGMELDDSMPQHEYFEYFGPDYTLHVAPSNMENKNSRPMLEEIRSKLLDYLSKLQHAPSVAFMDRPPENELPEEDEDQQDPDQRWDPDSEMEVDDDRPISIRSRVKREIMEPGLKDPEDVKEPVEHARDMDISFITGNTALKAPTLGLDHPDTSVKMEHDNSSKLPDQAADMNS, translated from the exons atgGACATAGGCGGTGGTAATTCGTTACCATCTGGACCGGATGGGGTGAAGCGTAAAGTATCATATTTTTATGATCCAGAAGTCGGAAACTATTACTATGGACAAGGTCACCCTATGAAGCCACATAGAATTCGTATGACACATGCCCTTTTAGCTCACTACGGGCTGCTTCAACATATGCAAGTGTTTAAGCCTGTCCCTGCTAGAGATAGAGATCTTTGTAGATTCCATGCCGATGATTATGTGGCCTTCCTTAGGAGCATTACCCCAGAAACCCAACAAGATCAATTGAGGCAATTAAAGAGATTTAATGTTGGAGAAGATTGCCCTGTGTTTGATGGGCTTTACTCTTTTTGTCAAACTTACGCTGGAGGTTCAGTTGGTGGTGCTGTGAAACTGAATCATGGGTATTGTGACATTGCTATCAATTGGGCTGGTGGCTTGCACCACGCAAAAAAGTGTGAGGCATCTGGTTTCTGCTACGTGAACGACATTGTATTGGCAATTTTGGAACTTCTTAAGTCGCACCAG CGAGTCTTATATGTGGATATTGATATCCATCATGGTGATGGTGTGGAAGAGGCCTTTTATACTACAGATAGGGTCATGACAGTGTCTTTCCACAAGTTTGGGGATTACTTTCCTGGTACAGGAGACATCAGAGATATTGGTTATGGAAAGGGGAAATACTATTCTCTCAATGTGCCACTAGATGATGGGATTGATGATGACAGCTACCAGTCCCTATTCAAGCCTATCATGGGAAAAGTGATGGAGGTTTTTAAGCCTGGGGCTGTGGTTCTGCAGTGTGGTGCTGATTCTTTGTCAGGTGATAGATTGGGGTGTTTCAACCTCTCCATCAGAGGTCATGCAGAGTGTGTCAAGTATATGAGGTCCTTCAATGTCCCACTATTGTTGGTCGGTGGTGGTGGATACACCATAAGAAATGTGGCACGCTGCTGGTGTTATGAG ACTGGGGTTGCTTTAGGTATGGAGCTTGATGATAGTATGCCACAACATGAGTATTTTGAGTATTTTGGTCCTGACTATACTCTCCACGTTGCTCCAAGTAACATGGAAAACAAGAACTCACGACCAATGTTGGAAGAAATTAGATCAAAGCTTCTAGATTACCTCTCAAAACTACAACATGCTCCAAGCGTCGCGTTTATGGACCGTCCACCTGAAAATGAGCTTCCGGAG GAAGATGAAGATCAGCAAGATCCAGATCAAAGATGGGATCCGGACTCTGAAATGGAAGTTGATGATGACCG TCCGATTTCTATCCGAAGCCGAGTAAAGAGAGAGATCATGGAGCCTGGCCTTAAAGATCCT GAGGATGTGAAAGAACCCGTGGAACATGCTAGAGACATGGATATTTCTTTCATCACAGGGAATACcgctttgaag GCTCCAACCTTAGGATTAGATCATCCAGACACTTCTGTGAAAATGGAGCACGACAACTCGAGCAAGCTTCCTGATCAAGCAGCTGATATGAACTC GTGA
- the LOC141633587 gene encoding histone deacetylase 19-like isoform X1 yields the protein MDIGGGNSLPSGPDGVKRKVSYFYDPEVGNYYYGQGHPMKPHRIRMTHALLAHYGLLQHMQVFKPVPARDRDLCRFHADDYVAFLRSITPETQQDQLRQLKRFNVGEDCPVFDGLYSFCQTYAGGSVGGAVKLNHGYCDIAINWAGGLHHAKKCEASGFCYVNDIVLAILELLKSHQRVLYVDIDIHHGDGVEEAFYTTDRVMTVSFHKFGDYFPGTGDIRDIGYGKGKYYSLNVPLDDGIDDDSYQSLFKPIMGKVMEVFKPGAVVLQCGADSLSGDRLGCFNLSIRGHAECVKYMRSFNVPLLLVGGGGYTIRNVARCWCYETGVALGMELDDSMPQHEYFEYFGPDYTLHVAPSNMENKNSRPMLEEIRSKLLDYLSKLQHAPSVAFMDRPPENELPEEDEDQQDPDQRWDPDSEMEVDDDRPISIRSRVKREIMEPGLKDPEDVKEPVEHARDMDISFITGNTALKAPTLGLDHPDTSVKMEHDNSSKLPDQAADMNSYLRPQGHILWMMVLTVSVLVA from the exons atgGACATAGGCGGTGGTAATTCGTTACCATCTGGACCGGATGGGGTGAAGCGTAAAGTATCATATTTTTATGATCCAGAAGTCGGAAACTATTACTATGGACAAGGTCACCCTATGAAGCCACATAGAATTCGTATGACACATGCCCTTTTAGCTCACTACGGGCTGCTTCAACATATGCAAGTGTTTAAGCCTGTCCCTGCTAGAGATAGAGATCTTTGTAGATTCCATGCCGATGATTATGTGGCCTTCCTTAGGAGCATTACCCCAGAAACCCAACAAGATCAATTGAGGCAATTAAAGAGATTTAATGTTGGAGAAGATTGCCCTGTGTTTGATGGGCTTTACTCTTTTTGTCAAACTTACGCTGGAGGTTCAGTTGGTGGTGCTGTGAAACTGAATCATGGGTATTGTGACATTGCTATCAATTGGGCTGGTGGCTTGCACCACGCAAAAAAGTGTGAGGCATCTGGTTTCTGCTACGTGAACGACATTGTATTGGCAATTTTGGAACTTCTTAAGTCGCACCAG CGAGTCTTATATGTGGATATTGATATCCATCATGGTGATGGTGTGGAAGAGGCCTTTTATACTACAGATAGGGTCATGACAGTGTCTTTCCACAAGTTTGGGGATTACTTTCCTGGTACAGGAGACATCAGAGATATTGGTTATGGAAAGGGGAAATACTATTCTCTCAATGTGCCACTAGATGATGGGATTGATGATGACAGCTACCAGTCCCTATTCAAGCCTATCATGGGAAAAGTGATGGAGGTTTTTAAGCCTGGGGCTGTGGTTCTGCAGTGTGGTGCTGATTCTTTGTCAGGTGATAGATTGGGGTGTTTCAACCTCTCCATCAGAGGTCATGCAGAGTGTGTCAAGTATATGAGGTCCTTCAATGTCCCACTATTGTTGGTCGGTGGTGGTGGATACACCATAAGAAATGTGGCACGCTGCTGGTGTTATGAG ACTGGGGTTGCTTTAGGTATGGAGCTTGATGATAGTATGCCACAACATGAGTATTTTGAGTATTTTGGTCCTGACTATACTCTCCACGTTGCTCCAAGTAACATGGAAAACAAGAACTCACGACCAATGTTGGAAGAAATTAGATCAAAGCTTCTAGATTACCTCTCAAAACTACAACATGCTCCAAGCGTCGCGTTTATGGACCGTCCACCTGAAAATGAGCTTCCGGAG GAAGATGAAGATCAGCAAGATCCAGATCAAAGATGGGATCCGGACTCTGAAATGGAAGTTGATGATGACCG TCCGATTTCTATCCGAAGCCGAGTAAAGAGAGAGATCATGGAGCCTGGCCTTAAAGATCCT GAGGATGTGAAAGAACCCGTGGAACATGCTAGAGACATGGATATTTCTTTCATCACAGGGAATACcgctttgaag GCTCCAACCTTAGGATTAGATCATCCAGACACTTCTGTGAAAATGGAGCACGACAACTCGAGCAAGCTTCCTGATCAAGCAGCTGATATGAACTC ATATCTCAGGCCTCAGGGTCATATTCTCTGGATGATGGTACTCACAGTTTCAGTTCTAGTGGCCTAG
- the LOC141633587 gene encoding histone deacetylase 19-like isoform X2 — MDIGGGNSLPSGPDGVKRKVSYFYDPEVGNYYYGQGHPMKPHRIRMTHALLAHYGLLQHMQVFKPVPARDRDLCRFHADDYVAFLRSITPETQQDQLRQLKRFNVGEDCPVFDGLYSFCQTYAGGSVGGAVKLNHGYCDIAINWAGGLHHAKKCEASGFCYVNDIVLAILELLKSHQRVLYVDIDIHHGDGVEEAFYTTDRVMTVSFHKFGDYFPGTGDIRDIGYGKGKYYSLNVPLDDGIDDDSYQSLFKPIMGKVMEVFKPGAVVLQCGADSLSGDRLGCFNLSIRGHAECVKYMRSFNVPLLLVGGGGYTIRNVARCWCYETGVALGMELDDSMPQHEYFEYFGPDYTLHVAPSNMENKNSRPMLEEIRSKLLDYLSKLQHAPSVAFMDRPPENELPEEDEDQQDPDQRWDPDSEMEVDDDRPISIRSRVKREIMEPGLKDPEDVKEPVEHARDMDISFITGNTALKAPTLGLDHPDTSVKMEHDNSSKLPDQAADMNS, encoded by the exons atgGACATAGGCGGTGGTAATTCGTTACCATCTGGACCGGATGGGGTGAAGCGTAAAGTATCATATTTTTATGATCCAGAAGTCGGAAACTATTACTATGGACAAGGTCACCCTATGAAGCCACATAGAATTCGTATGACACATGCCCTTTTAGCTCACTACGGGCTGCTTCAACATATGCAAGTGTTTAAGCCTGTCCCTGCTAGAGATAGAGATCTTTGTAGATTCCATGCCGATGATTATGTGGCCTTCCTTAGGAGCATTACCCCAGAAACCCAACAAGATCAATTGAGGCAATTAAAGAGATTTAATGTTGGAGAAGATTGCCCTGTGTTTGATGGGCTTTACTCTTTTTGTCAAACTTACGCTGGAGGTTCAGTTGGTGGTGCTGTGAAACTGAATCATGGGTATTGTGACATTGCTATCAATTGGGCTGGTGGCTTGCACCACGCAAAAAAGTGTGAGGCATCTGGTTTCTGCTACGTGAACGACATTGTATTGGCAATTTTGGAACTTCTTAAGTCGCACCAG CGAGTCTTATATGTGGATATTGATATCCATCATGGTGATGGTGTGGAAGAGGCCTTTTATACTACAGATAGGGTCATGACAGTGTCTTTCCACAAGTTTGGGGATTACTTTCCTGGTACAGGAGACATCAGAGATATTGGTTATGGAAAGGGGAAATACTATTCTCTCAATGTGCCACTAGATGATGGGATTGATGATGACAGCTACCAGTCCCTATTCAAGCCTATCATGGGAAAAGTGATGGAGGTTTTTAAGCCTGGGGCTGTGGTTCTGCAGTGTGGTGCTGATTCTTTGTCAGGTGATAGATTGGGGTGTTTCAACCTCTCCATCAGAGGTCATGCAGAGTGTGTCAAGTATATGAGGTCCTTCAATGTCCCACTATTGTTGGTCGGTGGTGGTGGATACACCATAAGAAATGTGGCACGCTGCTGGTGTTATGAG ACTGGGGTTGCTTTAGGTATGGAGCTTGATGATAGTATGCCACAACATGAGTATTTTGAGTATTTTGGTCCTGACTATACTCTCCACGTTGCTCCAAGTAACATGGAAAACAAGAACTCACGACCAATGTTGGAAGAAATTAGATCAAAGCTTCTAGATTACCTCTCAAAACTACAACATGCTCCAAGCGTCGCGTTTATGGACCGTCCACCTGAAAATGAGCTTCCGGAG GAAGATGAAGATCAGCAAGATCCAGATCAAAGATGGGATCCGGACTCTGAAATGGAAGTTGATGATGACCG TCCGATTTCTATCCGAAGCCGAGTAAAGAGAGAGATCATGGAGCCTGGCCTTAAAGATCCT GAGGATGTGAAAGAACCCGTGGAACATGCTAGAGACATGGATATTTCTTTCATCACAGGGAATACcgctttgaag GCTCCAACCTTAGGATTAGATCATCCAGACACTTCTGTGAAAATGGAGCACGACAACTCGAGCAAGCTTCCTGATCAAGCAGCTGATATGAACTCGTGA